A genomic window from Triticum urartu cultivar G1812 chromosome 7, Tu2.1, whole genome shotgun sequence includes:
- the LOC125523469 gene encoding LOW QUALITY PROTEIN: putative receptor protein kinase ZmPK1 (The sequence of the model RefSeq protein was modified relative to this genomic sequence to represent the inferred CDS: substituted 3 bases at 3 genomic stop codons), whose translation MAATAPKHNGNGVXLXPDQHIXKLDELISRAHVHWENKHHGARAGGITMRALAILLVITTAATLPHVALATSDDQRRTSILWRRGSIAVGDDALVSPSGGFSCGFHRVATNAYVFAIWFTASADPRTLAWAANRDAPVNGMGSRAELLGDGTLVLRDFDGLATWSTNTSGTGADRAQLLNTGNLVVSDAAGRTLWQSFDWPTDTLLPGQLITRRARLVSAKARGSTSSGYYSFYFDNFNILNLVYDGPEINMNYWPSPFKTWVENKRTVFNSSRLGSLDDRGRFSGSDNLRFAASDMGAAGQVMRRLTLDYDGNLRAYSLDAAAGGVWRVTWVALSRQCSVHGICGRYGVCAYGLAGPACACPEGFVPSDPSDWSKGCRRLFDIQCGEDVFFAELANVDYWGFDKKFRQMATIDECRQLCIDDCRCEAFAYKKGGAGFCYTKASLWNGRSSDPIQFMYFKVPTRVQKKLNLSSVLGLRFDGHGCSTTQERNANVGYSPSRHLKNYSGSKIKFVYLYSFLGGLFVVEAVVIIAGYLFVFRADPAAVQRVHDDGYTLAMSHFRKFTYDELSSATCDFGEELGRGASGAVYKGVLDDGRDVAVTRLVEATTPQAEEVFRSELSVIGRINHMNLVRIWGFCSERSHRLLVSEYVENGSLAKALFGGEPALGWPSRYKIAVGVAKGLVYLHHECLEWILHCDMKPENVLLDADLEPKITGFGLVKLLSREEDACGQAPSRVQGTRGYVAPEWALSLPITGKADVYSFGVVLLELLRGQRVSEWAAVEGVPGGDEQARVDLQEIVAWFQGQTLECQGERSAPWLDEFVDARLLGDFNRSQAAVMLEVAVTCVEDDPSRRPSMNAVAQKLLSAHDVVGSASLRRVCPVPVRGISSLHFV comes from the coding sequence ATGGCTGCTACGGCGCCAAAACATAACGGCAATGGCGTCTGACTCTGACCAGACCAGCATATATAAAAACTCGACGAGCTTATCTCCCGTGCACATGTACACTGGGAAAACAAACACCACGGCGCGCGAGCTGGTGGTATCACGATGAGAGCGCTCGCGATCCTCCTAGTGATCACCACTGCGGCGACCTTGCCTCATGTTGCTCTCGCGACAAGCGATGATCAGCGCCGAACGAGCATCCTGTGGCGCCGCGGCTCCATCGCCGTGGGGGACGACGCCCTGGTGTCCCCCAGCGGCGGCTTCTCGTGCGGCTTCCACCGCGTCGCCACCAACGCCTACGTATTCGCCATCTGGTTCACCGCCTCGGCCGATCCGCGCACCCTCGCGTGGGCAGCCAACCGCGACGCCCCCGTGAACGGCATGGGCTCCCGCGCCGAGCTTCTCGGGGATGGAACCCTGGTGCTGCGGGACTTCGACGGGCTGGCCACGTGGAGCACCAACACAAGCGGCACCGGCGCCGATCGCGCGCAGCTGCTCAACACCGGCAACCTTGTTGTGTCCGACGCCGCCGGCCGCACCCTGTGGCAGAGCTTCGACTGGCCCACCGACACGCTCCTCCCCGGGCAGCTCATCACGCGGCGCGCGCGCCTCGTGTCGGCAAAGGCGAGGGGCTCCACCTCTTCCGGCTACTACAGCTTCTACTTCGACAATTTCAACATCCTCAACCTCGTGTACGACGGCCCGGAGATCAACATGAACTACTGGCCGAGCCCCTTCAAGACGTGGGTGGAAAACAAGCGGACGGTCTTCAACAGCAGCCGGCTCGGCAGCCTCGATGACCGCGGCCGCTTCTCGGGGAGCGATAATCTGCGGTTCGCCGCCTCCGACATGGGCGCCGCTGGGCAAGTCATGCGGCGGCTGACGCTGGACTACGACGGGAACCTCCGGGCGTACAGCCTCGACGCCGCCGCCGGCGGGGTCTGGCGCGTCACGTGGGTGGCGCTCTCGCGGCAGTGCAGCGTGCACGGGATCTGCGGCCGGTACGGCGTGTGCGCGTACGGGCTGGCCGGACCGGCGTGCGCGTGCCCCGAGGGGTTCGTGCCCAGCGACCCCAGCGACTGGAGCAAAGGCTGCCGGCGCTTGTTCGACATCCAGTGCGGCGAGGACGTGTTCTTTGCCGAGCTGGCGAACGTGGACTACTGGGGGTTCGACAAAAAGTTCCGCCAGATGGCCACCATCGACGAGTGCCGGCAGCTGTGCATCGACGACTGCAGATGCGAGGCGTTCGCCTACAAGAAGGGGGGAGCTGGCTTCTGCTACACGAAGGCCTCTCTGTGGAACGGTCGGAGCTCGGACCCCATTCAGTTCATGTACTTCAAGGTGCCTACACGCGTCCAGAAGAAGCTCAACCTGTCGTCCGTGTTGGGCCTGCGCTTCGACGGCCATGGCTGCAGCACCACGCAAGAACGAAACGCCAACGTCGGCTACTCGCCCTCCCGTCACCTAAAGAACTACAGCGGCAGCAAGATAAAGTTCGTCTACCTGTACAGCTTCCTGGGGGGATTGTTCGTCGTGGAAGCCGTCGTCATCATCGCCGGCTACCTGTTCGTCTTCCGAGCCGACCCGGCCGCGGTCCAACGTGTCCACGACGATGGCTACACCTTGGCGATGAGCCACTTCAGGAAGTTCACGTACGACGAACTGTCTAGCGCTACCTGCGATTTTGGCGAGGAGCTCGGGAGGGGTGCGTCGGGGGCGGTGTACAAGGGCGTCTTGGACGACGGCCGGGACGTGGCCGTGACGCGGCTGGTGGAGGCGACGACGCCGCAGGCCGAGGAGGTGTTCCGGTCGGAGCTGAGCGTCATCGGACGGATCAACCACATGAACCTGGTCCGGATATGGGGCTTCTGCTCCGAGCGCTCGCACAGGCTCCTCGTCTCCGAGTACGTCGAGAACGGCTCGCTGGCCAAGGCTCTCTTCGGCGGGGAGCCCGCGCTGGGGTGGCCGTCGAGGTACAAGATCGCCGTCGGCGTCGCCAAGGGGCTGGTCTACCTCCACCACGAGTGCCTCGAGTGGATCCTGCACTGCGACATGAAGCCGGAGAACGTTCTGCTGGACGCCGACCTGGAGCCCAAGATCACCGGCTTCGGCCTGGTGAAGCTGCTCAGCCGGGAAGAGGACGCGTGCGGCCAGGCGCCGTCCCGTGTCCAGGGAACAAGGGGGTACGTCGCGCCGGAGTGGGCGCTGAGCCTCCCGATCACCGGGAAGGCCGACGTGTACAGCTTCGGCGTCGTGCTTCTCGAGCTGCTCCGTGGGCAGAGGGTCAGCGAGTGGGCGGCGGTGGAGGGCGTGCCCGGAGGTGATGAGCAGGCACGTGTGGATCTACAGGAGATCGTAGCGTGGTTCCAGGGCCAGACGCTGGAATGCCAAGGTGAGCGCTCGGCGCCGTGGCTGGATGAGTTCGTGGATGCACGGTTGCTGGGCGACTTCAACCGCTCGCAGGCGGCGGTGATGCTGGAGGTGGCGGTCACGTGCGTGGAGGATGATCCCAGCAGGAGGCCGAGCATGAACGCCGTTGCGCAAAAGCTTCTCTCGGCGCACGATGTGGTAGGCTCGGCGTCCCTGCGCCGTGTGTGTCCGGTTCCTGTCCGTGGAATCAGTAGTCTGCACTTCGTCTGA